In Georgenia soli, a genomic segment contains:
- the lgt gene encoding prolipoprotein diacylglyceryl transferase, whose protein sequence is MPASVLASLTVLPTGIPSPPQGEWQLGPFPVRAYAIAILLGIVAAWWILDRRYTAKGGPKDAALDVAFWMVPFGIVGARLYHVFSSPDAYFGPDGDPVRALYIWQGGLGIWGAVALGAVGAWIGLRRRGLRMAPFADALAPGLLVAQAIGRLGNYFNQELYGAPTTLPWGLQIDDAHRVPGYAAGTLFHPTFLYEMLWNLAAAAVLIWAERRFRLRHGRVFWLYVMLYTAGRVWIEYLRIDEAETVLGLRLNVWTSILIFLVALVAFVVVGRRTRGVPENIWLPGREPAPEDPSTAGQTPASTAAATGATGAAAPGTTPKTAVPSTTTETGASDAEHRSGETGAPGPTTATAEGADRTS, encoded by the coding sequence GTGCCCGCCAGCGTCCTCGCGTCCCTGACCGTTCTCCCGACGGGCATCCCCAGCCCGCCGCAGGGTGAGTGGCAGCTCGGGCCCTTCCCGGTGCGCGCCTACGCTATCGCGATCCTCCTCGGCATCGTGGCTGCCTGGTGGATCCTGGACCGTCGCTACACCGCCAAGGGCGGGCCGAAGGACGCCGCGCTGGACGTCGCCTTCTGGATGGTGCCGTTCGGCATCGTCGGCGCCCGCCTGTACCACGTCTTCTCCTCGCCCGACGCCTACTTCGGACCCGACGGCGACCCCGTCCGCGCGCTGTACATCTGGCAGGGCGGCCTGGGCATCTGGGGTGCGGTGGCGCTCGGGGCCGTCGGTGCCTGGATCGGGCTGCGGCGCCGAGGCCTGCGGATGGCGCCGTTCGCCGACGCCCTCGCCCCGGGCCTGCTGGTCGCCCAGGCGATCGGCCGTCTGGGGAACTACTTCAACCAGGAGCTCTACGGCGCTCCCACCACGCTGCCGTGGGGCCTGCAGATCGACGACGCCCACCGCGTCCCCGGGTACGCCGCGGGCACGCTGTTCCACCCCACCTTCCTGTACGAGATGCTCTGGAACCTCGCCGCCGCCGCCGTGCTGATCTGGGCAGAGCGCAGGTTCCGGCTCCGGCACGGGCGCGTGTTCTGGCTCTACGTCATGCTCTACACCGCCGGCCGCGTGTGGATCGAGTACCTGCGCATCGACGAGGCCGAGACCGTGCTCGGGCTGCGGCTGAACGTGTGGACCTCCATCCTCATCTTCCTCGTCGCGCTCGTGGCGTTCGTGGTGGTCGGCCGGCGCACGCGCGGCGTGCCGGAGAACATCTGGCTGCCCGGACGTGAGCCGGCACCCGAGGACCCGTCGACCGCCGGGCAGACTCCGGCGAGTACGGCCGCCGCGACAGGTGCGACCGGCGCCGCAGCGCCCGGCACGACTCCCAAGACCGCCGTGCCCAGCACGACTACGGAAACGGGCGCGTCCGACGCCGAGCACCGGTCGGGCGAGACAGGCGCACCCGGTCCCACCACGGCGACGGCAGAGGGCGCCGACCGCACGTCCTGA
- a CDS encoding dienelactone hydrolase family protein produces the protein MTDVVVFHHALGLTDGVRAFARTLEDAGHTVHLPDLYDGRVFESLDEGVEFGAGTLGMEEIVARGRAAAADLPTEVAYVGFSLGVVPAQQLAQTRDGAVAAVLAHSCLPPDAFADAWPGGVPVQIHGMDADPYFAGEGDIDAARALVASTEDAELFVYPGDGHLFTDPSAPDHDPAAAKLFTERVLALLDRAGGAPGGADLAADPVP, from the coding sequence ATGACGGACGTCGTTGTCTTTCACCACGCGCTCGGCCTGACCGACGGTGTCCGGGCCTTCGCACGGACCCTCGAGGACGCCGGGCACACCGTGCACCTGCCCGACCTGTACGACGGCCGGGTCTTCGAGTCCCTCGACGAGGGCGTCGAGTTCGGCGCCGGGACGTTGGGGATGGAGGAGATCGTCGCCCGTGGTCGCGCCGCGGCCGCGGACCTGCCCACCGAGGTGGCCTACGTCGGCTTCTCCCTCGGCGTGGTGCCCGCCCAGCAGCTCGCCCAGACGCGGGACGGTGCCGTCGCCGCCGTCCTCGCGCACTCGTGCCTCCCGCCCGACGCCTTCGCGGACGCCTGGCCCGGCGGCGTCCCCGTCCAGATCCACGGGATGGACGCCGACCCGTACTTCGCCGGCGAGGGCGACATCGACGCCGCGCGGGCACTCGTCGCCTCCACCGAGGACGCCGAGCTCTTCGTCTACCCGGGGGACGGCCACCTGTTCACCGACCCGAGCGCCCCGGACCACGACCCCGCCGCGGCGAAGCTCTTCACCGAGCGGGTTCTCGCGCTCCTCGACCGGGCCGGCGGGGCGCCGGGCGGCGCGGATCTGGCGGCCGACCCGGTCCCGTAG
- the trpA gene encoding tryptophan synthase subunit alpha — translation MTETTASPTTVSRTAAAIDAAKARGGAALVGYLPVGFPDVDTSVRAAKTLVSAGAEVIELGFPYSDPGMDGEVIQRATQTALDRGTRTADVLRAVEQVAQTGAAVLVMTYWNPVFRYGVDRFARDLAAAGGAGLITPDLIPDEAAEWIAASDAHGLDRVFLVAPSSTDARLRMTSAACRGFVYAASTMGVTGARTSVDSHARGLVERTRAAGAERVCVGLGVSTGAQAAEIAEYADGVIVGSAFVRTLAREDGDVEAGLRDLGTLGEQLAAGAHRA, via the coding sequence GTGACCGAGACGACCGCCAGCCCCACGACCGTCTCGAGGACAGCCGCCGCCATCGACGCCGCCAAGGCGCGCGGGGGAGCGGCGCTCGTCGGCTACCTCCCGGTGGGCTTCCCCGACGTCGACACCTCCGTGCGCGCGGCGAAGACCCTCGTCTCCGCCGGCGCCGAGGTCATCGAGCTGGGCTTCCCCTATTCCGACCCGGGCATGGACGGAGAGGTCATCCAGCGCGCCACCCAGACGGCCCTGGACCGGGGGACGCGGACGGCGGACGTGCTGCGCGCCGTCGAGCAGGTCGCCCAGACCGGCGCCGCGGTGCTCGTGATGACGTACTGGAACCCGGTGTTCCGCTACGGCGTCGACCGCTTCGCCCGCGACCTCGCCGCCGCTGGCGGGGCCGGCCTGATCACCCCCGACCTCATCCCCGACGAGGCCGCCGAGTGGATCGCCGCCTCCGACGCGCACGGCCTGGACCGGGTGTTCCTCGTGGCCCCGAGCTCCACCGACGCCCGGCTCCGCATGACGTCCGCGGCCTGCCGCGGGTTCGTCTACGCCGCGTCGACCATGGGCGTGACCGGCGCCCGGACCAGCGTCGACTCCCACGCCCGGGGACTCGTGGAGCGCACGCGCGCCGCGGGCGCCGAGCGCGTCTGCGTCGGTCTCGGGGTCTCCACCGGCGCGCAGGCCGCAGAGATCGCCGAGTACGCGGACGGCGTCATCGTCGGCTCCGCGTTCGTGCGTACTCTCGCCCGGGAGGACGGCGACGTCGAGGCCGGGCTCCGAGACCTCGGCACGCTCGGCGAGCAGCTGGCGGCCGGGGCGCACCGCGCCTGA
- the trpB gene encoding tryptophan synthase subunit beta — translation MTATPSREHPQHLADAAGPYFGEFGGRFVAEALVAALDDLTAAWEELKVDPGFLAEMDHLNRTYTGRPSIITEVPRFAEYAGGARVILKREDLNHTGSHKINNVLGQALLTRKVGKKRVIAETGAGQHGVATATAAALLGLECTVYMGEEDVRRQALNVARMRLLGTEVVPVTTGSRTLKDAINEAFRDWVTNVDTTNYIFGTAAGPHPFPAMVRDLQKVIGEEARQQVLDLTGALPDVVCACVGGGSNAIGIFNAFLDDEGVRLVGLEAAGDGVETGRHASSITGGEPGVLHGARTFILQDEDGQTVESHSISAGLDYPGVGPEHSWLASIHRAEYQPVTDAEAMEAFRLLCRTEGIIPAIESAHALAGAIRIGQEAAAAGQPAPTILVNLSGRGDKDVETAAAWFHLLDEDQHDDVPEAAGPEDAAKTGAVDDAPYTATGSVEK, via the coding sequence GTGACCGCGACCCCCAGCCGTGAGCACCCGCAGCACCTGGCCGACGCCGCCGGGCCGTACTTCGGCGAGTTCGGCGGGCGCTTCGTCGCCGAGGCGCTTGTCGCCGCCCTCGACGACCTCACCGCCGCGTGGGAGGAGCTCAAGGTCGACCCCGGCTTCCTCGCCGAGATGGACCACCTCAACCGCACCTACACCGGCCGGCCGAGCATCATCACCGAGGTGCCGCGCTTCGCCGAGTACGCCGGCGGGGCCCGCGTCATCCTCAAGCGCGAGGACCTCAACCACACCGGCTCGCACAAGATCAACAACGTGCTCGGCCAGGCGCTGCTGACCCGCAAGGTCGGCAAGAAGCGGGTCATCGCCGAGACCGGCGCGGGGCAGCACGGCGTCGCCACCGCCACCGCCGCGGCCCTGCTCGGGCTCGAGTGCACCGTGTACATGGGCGAGGAGGACGTGCGCCGGCAGGCCCTCAACGTCGCCCGCATGCGGCTCCTCGGCACCGAGGTCGTCCCCGTCACCACCGGCTCGCGCACGCTCAAGGACGCCATCAACGAGGCGTTCCGCGACTGGGTGACGAACGTCGACACGACCAACTACATCTTCGGCACCGCCGCCGGTCCGCACCCCTTCCCGGCCATGGTGCGCGACCTGCAGAAGGTCATCGGCGAGGAGGCGCGCCAGCAGGTGCTCGACCTCACCGGCGCCCTGCCCGACGTCGTCTGCGCCTGCGTGGGCGGCGGCTCCAACGCCATCGGGATCTTCAACGCCTTCCTCGACGACGAGGGCGTGCGCCTGGTGGGCCTCGAGGCGGCGGGCGACGGGGTCGAGACCGGACGTCACGCCTCCTCCATCACCGGCGGCGAGCCGGGGGTGCTGCACGGCGCGCGGACCTTCATCCTCCAGGACGAGGACGGCCAGACGGTGGAGTCCCACTCGATCTCCGCCGGCCTGGACTACCCCGGGGTCGGGCCCGAGCACTCGTGGCTCGCCAGCATCCACCGCGCCGAGTACCAGCCGGTCACGGACGCGGAGGCCATGGAGGCCTTCCGGCTCCTGTGCCGCACCGAGGGCATCATCCCCGCCATCGAGAGCGCCCACGCGCTCGCCGGTGCCATCCGCATCGGGCAGGAGGCCGCGGCGGCCGGGCAGCCGGCACCGACGATCCTGGTCAACCTCTCCGGGCGCGGTGACAAGGACGTGGAGACGGCGGCCGCCTGGTTCCACCTCCTCGACGAGGACCAGCACGACGACGTCCCGGAGGCCGCCGGCCCCGAGGACGCCGCCAAGACGGGCGCCGTGGACGACGCCCCCTACACCGCGACCGGGAGCGTCGAGAAGTGA
- the trpC gene encoding indole-3-glycerol phosphate synthase TrpC, with the protein MTVLEDIVAGVREDLAEREAQRPLDVLKELAQRRPSAKDAVAALRGGDGAVTIISEVKRSSPSKGALATIADPAGLAAEYEAGGAAVVSVLTERRRFGGSLEDLEAVRAAVDIPVLRKDFVVTPYQVWEARAAGADLVLLIVAALEQTVLTSLVERVHSLGMTALVEAHDRDEARRAVDAGARVVGINARNLHDLQVDRSVFANVVDVVPESLVRVAESGVRGPHDVLDYARSGADAVLVGEALVTGGNPRSAVADMVAAGSHPSLRAVRK; encoded by the coding sequence GTGACCGTGCTCGAAGACATCGTCGCCGGGGTTCGCGAGGACCTGGCCGAGCGGGAGGCACAGCGACCGCTGGACGTCCTCAAGGAGCTGGCGCAGCGCCGGCCCAGCGCCAAGGACGCCGTCGCCGCCCTGCGCGGCGGGGACGGCGCGGTGACCATCATCTCCGAGGTCAAGCGGTCCAGCCCGTCCAAGGGCGCCCTGGCCACCATCGCCGACCCGGCGGGCCTGGCCGCCGAGTACGAGGCGGGCGGCGCCGCCGTCGTCTCGGTCCTGACCGAGCGCCGCCGCTTCGGGGGCTCGCTGGAGGACCTCGAGGCGGTGCGTGCCGCCGTCGACATCCCGGTGCTGCGCAAGGACTTCGTCGTCACGCCGTACCAGGTGTGGGAGGCGCGCGCCGCGGGCGCCGACCTCGTCCTCCTCATCGTCGCCGCGCTCGAGCAGACCGTCCTGACGTCGCTGGTCGAGCGGGTGCACTCGCTCGGCATGACGGCGCTGGTCGAGGCGCACGACCGGGACGAGGCCCGGCGCGCGGTGGACGCCGGCGCGAGGGTCGTGGGCATCAACGCCCGCAACCTCCACGACCTGCAGGTCGACCGCTCGGTGTTCGCGAATGTCGTCGACGTCGTGCCCGAGTCCCTCGTGCGCGTGGCCGAGTCCGGCGTCCGCGGGCCGCACGACGTGCTCGACTACGCCCGCTCGGGCGCCGACGCGGTGCTCGTCGGCGAGGCCCTGGTGACCGGCGGCAACCCGCGCTCCGCCGTCGCCGACATGGTCGCCGCCGGCTCCCACCCGTCGCTGCGGGCGGTGCGCAAGTGA
- a CDS encoding DUF4190 domain-containing protein produces MSADDPQPRYGQNLPPHGGHAEQYGQQQYGQHAPAAPQYGQQVPQYGQPPAPQQYGPGYGEQYGYGQNPFASPTTEKNSLGTTALVLGIVGVVGFLVPILSIGLGIAAAVVGTKAKNAVQQGLATNGGAARAGFVLGIVAIVIGVVMWIASAAFMFSDLGAGV; encoded by the coding sequence ATGAGCGCCGACGACCCGCAGCCCCGCTACGGCCAGAACCTCCCGCCCCACGGCGGCCACGCTGAGCAGTACGGGCAGCAGCAGTACGGGCAGCACGCACCCGCCGCACCGCAGTACGGGCAGCAGGTCCCCCAGTACGGCCAGCCTCCGGCTCCCCAGCAGTACGGACCGGGCTACGGCGAGCAGTACGGCTACGGGCAGAACCCGTTCGCCTCGCCCACCACCGAGAAGAACAGCCTCGGCACGACCGCGCTCGTGCTCGGCATCGTCGGCGTCGTCGGTTTCCTCGTCCCGATCCTCTCGATCGGGCTCGGGATCGCGGCCGCCGTCGTCGGGACGAAGGCGAAGAACGCCGTTCAGCAGGGCCTGGCCACCAACGGCGGCGCCGCCAGGGCCGGCTTCGTGCTCGGGATCGTGGCGATCGTGATCGGCGTCGTCATGTGGATCGCCAGCGCCGCCTTCATGTTCTCGGACCTCGGGGCAGGCGTCTGA
- a CDS encoding HGxxPAAW family protein → MVQTPEPHTYELPPAAPFSNHGRTKAAWVLMWGVCLGFLVAGVGLILANDMVAIAGAAVVVVSVILSVVMRGMGLGQPAPRVPEETANKDWYSA, encoded by the coding sequence ATGGTCCAGACCCCCGAGCCGCACACCTACGAGCTTCCGCCGGCCGCGCCGTTCTCGAACCACGGCCGCACCAAGGCGGCGTGGGTGCTGATGTGGGGTGTCTGCCTCGGGTTCCTCGTCGCCGGCGTGGGTCTGATCCTCGCCAACGACATGGTCGCGATCGCAGGGGCCGCCGTCGTGGTCGTCTCGGTCATCCTCTCTGTGGTCATGCGCGGCATGGGGCTCGGGCAGCCGGCCCCCCGCGTTCCCGAGGAGACGGCGAACAAGGACTGGTACAGCGCCTGA
- a CDS encoding Trp biosynthesis-associated membrane protein, whose product MRAPRRGQVVLAVLVLGVLVLATAAAAWAHGEVSTVLGVQEVSVSGTSAAPGVSAAALVVGAAALAAAIGRRVGAVLAGIALVGAAVLVGVSVVGFLADPAAPLEAAAGQVSGVPELTGGATTTLWPYAALVVALAVAAAGVVTLVVGRRWQSAGRRFERPAAAAPRSAASAATDERDRAMDDWDALGRGEDPSTDGGDAPGPAGPAPRA is encoded by the coding sequence GTGAGGGCGCCCCGGCGTGGCCAGGTGGTCCTGGCGGTGCTCGTCCTCGGCGTGCTGGTGCTCGCCACGGCGGCCGCCGCGTGGGCCCACGGCGAGGTCAGCACGGTGCTCGGGGTGCAGGAGGTCTCGGTCAGCGGTACCTCCGCGGCGCCCGGCGTGAGCGCGGCCGCTCTGGTCGTCGGCGCCGCGGCGCTGGCGGCCGCGATCGGTCGGCGCGTGGGCGCCGTCCTGGCCGGGATCGCGCTGGTCGGTGCGGCGGTTCTCGTCGGCGTCTCCGTGGTCGGCTTCCTCGCCGACCCGGCCGCCCCCCTGGAGGCGGCGGCCGGTCAGGTGAGCGGCGTCCCGGAGCTGACCGGCGGGGCGACGACGACCCTGTGGCCCTACGCGGCCCTGGTTGTCGCCCTCGCGGTCGCCGCGGCAGGCGTGGTGACTCTCGTGGTCGGTCGGCGGTGGCAGAGTGCTGGGCGCCGGTTCGAGCGGCCCGCCGCGGCCGCACCCCGGTCCGCCGCCAGTGCGGCGACCGACGAGCGTGACCGCGCGATGGACGACTGGGACGCCCTCGGCCGCGGCGAGGACCCGAGCACCGACGGCGGGGATGCGCCCGGCCCGGCCGGTCCCGCCCCGCGAGCCTGA
- a CDS encoding anthranilate synthase component I — MAADRRVIPVVRRLLADDVTPVGLYRQLAGGRPGTFILESAEHDGAWARWSFVGAASRATLTSHEGHARWTGDVPVGIPAEGPVLEVLATTLEKLRTPAIPGLPPLTGGLVGSLGWDVLRQWEPTLRALAPVEHDTPEVALCLATDMAAVDHHDGSVWLIANAVNFDDTPERVDEAHADAVARLDALEAALTTPVVSNAAVHVATTEPELRFRTPRADFENAVLAAKQAIVDGEVFQVVLSQRLDIDCAADPLDVYRVLRTINPSPYMYYLQLDDGADDGEGFAVVGSSPETLVRVQDGQVTTFPIAGSRPRGATPAEDKALAEELLADPKELSEHVMLVDLARNDLTKVCRPETVEVVELMEVKRFSHIMHISSTVVGRQRPDVTALDCLTATFPAGTLSGAPKPRAIELIDALEPARRGVYGGVIGYLDLAGNADLAIAIRTAVIHRGQASVQAGAGIVADSDPATEYEETRNKAAAAVRAVQVAAGLRPAVAGGSDGSRSAVVPSPTAARP; from the coding sequence ATGGCGGCAGACCGGCGCGTCATCCCCGTGGTCCGCCGCCTCCTTGCCGACGACGTCACCCCCGTGGGCCTGTACCGCCAGCTCGCCGGTGGTCGCCCCGGCACCTTCATCCTCGAGTCCGCCGAGCACGACGGCGCCTGGGCGCGCTGGTCCTTCGTCGGCGCCGCCTCGCGTGCGACGCTGACCAGCCACGAGGGTCACGCCCGCTGGACCGGGGACGTGCCCGTCGGCATCCCCGCGGAGGGGCCGGTGCTCGAGGTGCTCGCCACCACGCTGGAGAAGCTGCGCACCCCGGCGATCCCGGGGCTGCCGCCCCTGACCGGTGGGCTCGTGGGGTCGCTCGGCTGGGACGTGCTGCGCCAGTGGGAGCCCACCCTGCGCGCGCTGGCGCCGGTCGAGCACGACACCCCCGAGGTGGCCCTGTGCCTGGCCACGGACATGGCCGCCGTCGACCACCACGACGGCTCCGTCTGGCTCATCGCCAACGCCGTGAACTTCGACGACACCCCCGAGCGGGTGGACGAGGCGCACGCGGACGCAGTCGCCCGGCTTGACGCCCTCGAGGCCGCGCTCACCACCCCGGTGGTGAGCAACGCCGCCGTGCACGTGGCGACGACCGAGCCGGAGCTGCGTTTCCGCACCCCGCGCGCCGACTTCGAGAACGCGGTGCTGGCCGCCAAGCAGGCCATCGTCGACGGCGAGGTCTTCCAGGTCGTGCTGTCCCAGCGCCTCGACATCGACTGCGCCGCCGACCCCCTCGACGTCTACCGCGTGCTGCGGACGATCAACCCCAGCCCGTACATGTACTACCTCCAGCTCGACGACGGGGCGGACGACGGCGAGGGCTTCGCCGTCGTCGGCTCGAGCCCGGAGACCCTCGTCCGGGTGCAGGACGGCCAGGTCACCACCTTCCCGATCGCGGGCTCCCGCCCGCGCGGCGCCACGCCGGCGGAGGACAAGGCGCTGGCGGAGGAGCTCCTCGCCGACCCCAAGGAGCTCTCCGAGCACGTGATGCTCGTCGACCTCGCGCGCAACGACCTGACCAAGGTGTGCCGGCCCGAGACGGTGGAGGTGGTCGAGCTGATGGAGGTCAAGCGCTTCAGCCACATCATGCACATCTCCTCGACGGTGGTCGGCCGGCAGCGTCCGGACGTGACGGCGCTCGACTGCCTCACGGCGACCTTCCCGGCGGGCACGCTGTCCGGTGCGCCGAAGCCGCGCGCCATCGAGCTCATCGACGCCCTCGAACCCGCGCGCCGCGGCGTCTACGGCGGGGTGATCGGCTACCTCGACCTCGCCGGCAACGCGGACCTGGCCATCGCCATCCGCACCGCCGTGATCCACCGCGGCCAGGCGTCCGTGCAGGCCGGTGCGGGCATCGTCGCGGACTCGGACCCCGCCACCGAGTACGAGGAGACCCGGAACAAGGCTGCGGCGGCCGTGCGCGCGGTGCAGGTCGCCGCCGGGCTGCGTCCCGCGGTGGCGGGCGGCTCCGACGGAAGCCGCTCCGCCGTCGTCCCGTCGCCTACCGCGGCACGACCGTGA
- the hisI gene encoding phosphoribosyl-AMP cyclohydrolase, whose translation MNTSLDPDISSRLKRDEHGLVCAVVQQHDTGEVLMVGWMDDEALHRTLTTGRAWFWSRSREEYWRKGDTSGHTQHVKSVALDCDGDAVLVRVDQVGVACHTGTRTCFEAGGDLGAVVGERP comes from the coding sequence GTGAACACCTCCCTCGACCCCGACATCTCCTCCCGCCTCAAGCGTGACGAGCACGGCCTGGTCTGCGCCGTCGTCCAGCAGCACGACACCGGAGAGGTGCTGATGGTCGGCTGGATGGACGACGAGGCCCTCCACCGCACCCTCACCACGGGGCGGGCGTGGTTCTGGTCGCGCTCGCGGGAGGAGTACTGGCGCAAGGGCGACACCTCCGGGCACACCCAGCACGTGAAGTCCGTCGCCCTGGACTGCGACGGCGACGCCGTCCTCGTCCGCGTCGACCAGGTGGGGGTGGCCTGCCACACCGGCACCCGCACCTGCTTCGAGGCCGGGGGAGACCTCGGCGCCGTGGTCGGGGAGCGCCCGTGA
- a CDS encoding ABC transporter ATP-binding protein, giving the protein MSSQISAASELGVVATVRRGLQLSPAMTEGLRVTLLLALVATAGRVVVPVVVQQATDHGILAPGGPDVTRVAWLCLAGLGVLVVTGRVSAVVNVRLYRASETGLAQLRVRTFRHVHDLSTLTQSAEKRGSLVSRVTSDVDTISMFVQRGGLMLILNAGQLLLASVAMFVYSWRLGLLVWLCYLPMVLLAPRAQRAVSAAYGAVRVKVGAMLSAVSESVVGAETIRAYGAADRTQERIDRSVRAHLHQAVRAQTLVALAFSTGVVLSAVALAAVVVAGTYLGVRGEISVGTLLAFLFLVQMFTGPVQNATEVLNELQNAVAGWRRVIAVLETPVDVTDPGGSPLSLSLPLPDGRDASPAAPDPGIDPAADHRADARRADARRGGHRAARVEFQGVRYAYPGGPEVLHGVDLEIEPGTQVAVVGQTGSGKTTLAKLLARLMDPTAGRVLLDGTDLRDLPLARLRERVVLVPQEGFLFDTTIGANLAYGPVTLSPGEVRAAVADLGLDGWIATLPAGLDTPVGQRGESLSAGERQLVALGRAYLADADLLILDEATSAVDPATETRINRALDRLTRGRTSVTVAHRLSTAEAADLVVVVDEGHVVEVGGHHELLDARGTYARMYGSWVAQTR; this is encoded by the coding sequence ATGAGCTCGCAGATCTCCGCCGCCTCCGAGCTGGGCGTCGTCGCCACCGTGCGCCGCGGGCTCCAGCTGTCCCCGGCGATGACCGAGGGGCTGCGGGTCACGCTGCTGCTGGCGCTCGTCGCGACCGCGGGCCGCGTGGTCGTGCCCGTGGTCGTCCAGCAGGCCACCGATCACGGCATCCTCGCGCCGGGCGGGCCCGACGTCACCCGGGTCGCCTGGCTGTGCCTGGCCGGGCTCGGGGTGCTCGTGGTCACGGGGCGGGTGAGCGCGGTCGTGAACGTCCGGCTGTACCGGGCCAGCGAGACAGGCCTGGCGCAGCTGCGGGTGCGGACCTTCCGCCACGTCCACGACCTGTCCACGCTGACGCAGTCCGCCGAGAAGCGCGGCTCGCTGGTCTCCCGGGTCACCTCGGACGTGGACACCATCTCCATGTTCGTCCAGCGCGGCGGGCTGATGCTCATCCTCAACGCCGGGCAGCTGCTGCTCGCCAGCGTGGCGATGTTCGTCTACTCCTGGCGCCTCGGCCTGCTCGTGTGGCTGTGCTACCTGCCGATGGTGCTGCTCGCGCCGCGGGCGCAGCGAGCCGTCTCCGCCGCGTACGGCGCGGTGCGGGTCAAGGTCGGCGCGATGCTGTCGGCGGTCTCGGAGTCCGTCGTCGGTGCGGAGACCATCCGCGCCTACGGCGCGGCCGACCGCACCCAGGAACGCATCGACCGCTCGGTGCGCGCCCACCTGCACCAGGCCGTCCGCGCCCAGACCCTCGTCGCGCTCGCGTTCTCCACCGGGGTGGTGCTCTCCGCCGTGGCGCTCGCGGCCGTCGTCGTCGCCGGGACCTACCTGGGCGTCCGGGGCGAGATCTCCGTGGGGACGCTGCTCGCCTTCCTGTTCCTCGTGCAGATGTTCACGGGCCCCGTGCAGAACGCCACCGAGGTCCTCAACGAGCTGCAGAACGCGGTGGCCGGCTGGCGTCGCGTCATCGCCGTGCTCGAGACTCCCGTGGACGTCACTGATCCCGGCGGATCGCCGCTGTCGCTGTCGCTGCCGCTCCCCGACGGCCGGGACGCCTCCCCGGCCGCCCCGGACCCCGGCATCGACCCCGCCGCCGACCACCGCGCCGACGCCCGTCGCGCCGACGCCCGTCGCGGCGGCCACCGCGCCGCGCGCGTCGAGTTCCAGGGCGTGCGCTACGCCTACCCCGGCGGCCCCGAGGTGCTGCACGGCGTCGACCTCGAGATCGAGCCCGGCACCCAGGTGGCGGTGGTGGGGCAGACCGGGTCGGGCAAGACCACCCTTGCCAAGCTGCTCGCCCGCCTCATGGACCCCACGGCGGGCCGCGTGCTGCTGGACGGCACCGACCTGCGCGACCTCCCCCTGGCCCGGCTGCGCGAGCGCGTGGTTCTCGTCCCGCAGGAGGGCTTCCTCTTCGACACCACGATCGGGGCCAACCTGGCCTACGGCCCCGTGACGCTCAGCCCTGGGGAGGTGCGCGCCGCCGTCGCCGACCTCGGCCTGGACGGATGGATCGCCACCCTGCCGGCCGGGCTCGACACCCCCGTCGGCCAGCGCGGGGAGTCGCTCTCCGCGGGTGAGCGCCAGCTCGTCGCGCTCGGCCGCGCCTACCTGGCCGACGCGGACCTGCTGATCCTCGACGAGGCCACCTCCGCCGTCGACCCCGCCACCGAGACCCGGATCAACCGCGCCCTCGACCGGCTCACCCGTGGCCGGACGTCGGTGACCGTCGCGCACCGCCTCTCCACCGCCGAGGCGGCCGACCTGGTCGTGGTCGTCGACGAGGGGCACGTGGTCGAGGTGGGCGGGCACCACGAGCTCCTCGACGCCAGGGGCACGTACGCGCGGATGTACGGCTCCTGGGTCGCCCAGACCCGCTGA